The sequence below is a genomic window from Ctenopharyngodon idella isolate HZGC_01 chromosome 11, HZGC01, whole genome shotgun sequence.
aaatagaaaacaattatgttacattgtaatactatttcacaattttattgtatttttgatcaaataaatgtagccttggtgagcagaaaactctttaaaaaaacattaaaatgtcttaatgatcccaaacttttaaacagtggtGTATATTGATTTTCAATTTGTTACATGGTAAAGAGagcacaattaaataaaataatacatttctgAAATACTTAATGCAATGCAAACACTTTGAACAGACATGTTTATGTTGTGATTTTTCTGCACTAATTAACTAGATCTGTACCGTACGTGATTATTAGCTTAATTCAAGTATCTTGAATGTTTATGAATCTCTGTGTCTGGCTCTAGCATGTTGCTGGTGTTGCTGTGCTGGTTTGTCGGGGTCACAGTGCTTTTATACGTCTTGTACTCCTGGCTCATCCCTGCTGTTGTGCAGTTCAACGGCAGTCTCGCGTTACTCTGGCACGATGTCATCGTTGAGCGTGCTCTTGATACTCTGACCAGATCTACTCGACCACAGGTGACTCAATCAGGCCTGGTTAAACAGTTTTCTATCACAATACAAAATGACAGCATGTACCTCTGTCCTACATCTGCAACTAGGATGCTTAATAGGACATGTGATCCCTAGACTGGGGTCAACGATGTCAAACTTTTGAGGCCCATAAAGTAAACAGTTTTGTCACCAGAACTCTTTATGTCTTTGTTGTGACCAGCGTCTGCTGAAAGCAGTACAGAAGAATGCAACCCGAGGTGACCCTCAGAGTGTGATCTCGGCCATTGATCATTTCTGCCGACACAGTGAATGGGCTATGAACATTGGAGACGAGAAAGGTCAGAACACTGCTTTTGTATTTCCAGACTCgtgtcaaattatttttgtcattgcacaaaaatgttcaataaaaaaatgtttcttgagcaccaaatcagcatattagaatgatttctgaaggatcgtgtgactgCTGGAAATTCATCTTtgtcatcacaagaataaattacattttaaaatgtattaaaatagaaagcttttactttaaactgtaataatatttcacaatattactgttttttttatcaaataaaccgccttagtgagcataagagacttccttcaaaaacatgtacaaaacctgtaaaaaaacaaaaaaaactgtacagACCTCAAACCTTTGAGACGTAGTGAATATTCTTTAAATATATGTTGCTCTGAATAAACTTTTAAGAATGTCAAATGTCAACATTCCTTTACTGTTCCATGTCCAAAATAAGATGCAGAACTACAAATGTATTTCTGTTTGAATCTGCATATATTGTATGCAATAGTATGTCAACTCAACTTCACTAATTTGTGGAACTTTTACTGAGCCAACTATAAATTTGAAATACAAACAgtaactattttttattttttattttgtgtgagtgtgtgtgtgtgcaggtttGGCTATATTTGTCCTTATGTATATGTATACGTGCCAAATGTTCTCActtatgcactgtaaaaaagaattgttgatttaacttaaaaaagtaagttacctggttgccttaaaattttgagttcattgaaattaaaaatttgagttaaaacaatgaaggtgattgttTTAAACAACAGAAACTcgaaatattatgttatctgagccacattaattatttaagctGATTTgactaaagaaaaaatattgtgataacaaatcacggaaatattttttttacaatgtacagTGAAATATGACAACAACTGACTAGTGAGGCCATTTTTCTAGGTTAGGGGTTAggtgatataaaatataaaatataaataacctgatataaaatcaatggaagTTTATGCAATGTCCTCGctaatatagtgaaacaaacgtgtgtgtgtgtgtgtgtgtgtgtgtgtacactcaGGTACTATCTTGGACTCAGTGGTGAATGAATTGAACCCAGAGAAGGTCCTAGAGTTGGGCACATACTGTGGATACTCTACAGTGCGCATCGCTCGTCTGCTTCCTCCTGGAGCTCGTCTGATAACACTGGAGTTCAATGGTGATTATGCTGCAATTGCTCGACAAGTAATCGCCTGGGCAGGTCTTGAAGACAAAGTAAGGGCCCTGTTCTTCCACAAACACTTAATTTACATTGTTTACATTCAGTAGTCCTTATTTACTCTACTCTCTGCAAACATTATAtttgtagcctatatatttcaaatgaaagGAGTCATTTCCTAATTATTATGCCTTGAATTAATGTTTTACTTCATCAGGTCCAGCTTGTAGAAGGTGCGTCTGAAGATTGGATCCCACGCATGAAGGAGCACTTTGGAATTGAAACAGTTGATTTAGTTTTTCTGGACCACTGGAAGGACCGTTACCTCCCTGACACAAAATTAATGGAGGTGTGTTTGATTCTGACGACTGTAATTACATTCAATCTCAGTTAGAGATCATGGTGTCTCTACAATGCAAAACATCATGAATTCAGTGCTATGTCAGTATTTTCTTCTCGATTTTACTGAAAGCATATATCCATAATTTTCTGCtcctcttttttctctctttttttatttataggaTTGTGGTCTACTAAGGAAAGGCACCGTTCTGCTTGCTGATAATGTGATCTGTCCGGGAGTCCCAGACTATCTTCAATATGTGCGCAATAGCCTTTCCTATAAAAGCTGCTATTTTAAATCCCATTTAGAGTACACCAAGGCAGAGGACGGCTTGGAGAAGTCCATGTTTTTGGGCTAGAGATATACAGAGATGGTTCATATGCTTAAAAAGAGGACCTTTTAGGCTAAGAGCTTCTCAGACCTATCGTGAGGTgtattttgattgatttattctCTTATTATTAAGTCTCTAAGACTTattgtacttaaagggatagttcacccaaaaatgaaaatttgatgtttatctgcttaccacaagggcatccaagatgtaggtgactttgtttcttcagtagaaaacaaatgatgatttttaactccaaccgttgcggtctgtcagtcgtataatgcatgtcaatgggaacaccatctataagagtcaaaaaaacatgcacagacaaatccaaattaaaccctgcggctcgtgatgacacattgatgtcctaagacacgaaacgatcggtttgtgtgagaaactgaacagtatttatatcatttttcggtcgaaaaaagaaattaagctttttgatgaaaacattccaggattattctccttatagtggacgtcaatggtctccaaacggttgaaggtcaaaattacagtttcagtgcagcttcaaagggctttaaacgataccagacgaggaataagggtcttatctagcgaaacgatcggtcattttcttaaaaaatacaaaggtatatgctttataaacacaaactaTCACCTCgcacgtgcttccgctttccgtgttcttcaaaaagcttacgctgtatgtcctacgccttccctattctacttacggaaaaaacgaaactggcgccgcgttcgttccgtaagttgaataaagAAGGCGTAGGACATGCACCGTACACACCGGATGCCATGCGTGCGCTCAAGGCAggtggacatagtggtgtattagaggtaaaaaatgatataaatactgttcggtttctcacacaaaccgatcgtttcgtgtcttaggacatcaatgtgtcgtcacgagccgcagggtttaatttggatttgtctgtgcatgtttttttgactcttatagatggagttcccattgacatgcattatatgacAGACAGacctgcaacggttggagttaaaaatcatcatttgtgttctactgaagaaacaaagtcacctacatcttggatgcccttgtggtaagcagataaacatcaaatttttatttttgggtgaactatccctttaaagtctgTGAATCAGGACACATAGTtctgcattttatttgttcaaacAAGAGTTTTTACCACTCTCTACCACTAGAGGGTAGgatcacatttaaaatggctAGATGAAATATGTGACTGTGTCTACACCCCCTCTTACAATGTAACCAGAAATTTTATCTTAAAAAAATCAAGCAGTTTTATATCAATGACTTTTATATCACATATTTgtatgtgacttttttttttggatattttacagTTATTCTGTAATAATTGAAACAATGCCACATTGTGTTCATGAAAATATGCAAGTCAGCAGCACAGTGTCATTTAAAGTGTGTTCATTTTAGCTATTTTTGCTGTATTGATAATGGCTTTTAATGGATTGcagatttatttatgttttggtGCATATTCTTGTATACATTAATGTTGCTAATTTATTTGTCTctggaaatgttttattaattaaaccttttaaggtAATAGGTAATTAGCTTTTTAATCTATAATCTatgttactgtatattttatttcatttcttaGTGTTAACTAAgttataaaaacacattttcattaccTCACCATTGCTTTTTTGTTGTCTCAAAACACAAGACTATGAAGATATAACAGACAATTAGacttgtatttattattttaaaatcatatcCCACAACTTGATTTAATAGTTATAAATCTTTAATAGcattgaaaattaaattaaccCCTACAAAAAATATGTAATGGTTTATTAAAGACAAAACATCCCATAATAATATACACCTCTATTTTCCTAAAGAATGGACCTACAGACAGcttaattcattcacaagaacactaataaataaataaaaaatattacatgatCTGTGGACAGGGAATACTTTGTCACTCGATCGCTGGCTTGCTTTAAAATCTAACAGAGATGGCACgtttatttgaataattcattcataatcattacataAAGCCAAAGATAtccagagagaaaaaaagtgaagAGTCAGTATGTTGGGGATATGAAAAGCCATTAGCCCATATACAGCCATGTGTGTGTCAGAATAAAGTCCAACGATGGTATTATGGACCAGAGTATGGCTATACATCCACGTGACCGTGAGGTCAACTAGATTATcttataaaaagtaaaaaatctaACATATAAATCATTATGACGAGACCAGAAGGGTCTCGCACCAGATTGTTTCATAAAAGCAGACGGTCTGAACGCAGAGAACTATATCCAGCAGTgctcacattaaaaatatataccgGTCCATTCCTCTCAGAGACTTCTCAAATGCATGCATGTGGTAATCCCAATCTGTACccattagagagagagagagagagagagagagagagagagagagagagagcgagcgagcAAGCAAGGAAGAGAgcgagagtgagtgagtgaccgAGTGTCTGAGAGAGGGAGACAGAAAGCGAGAGAGTGAGcgaaagagacagacagagtgAGGGGGCTTTTAAAGGATTTGACAGTGATTTGTAGAATCACAGTTGTGGAATGTTCGGGCTTTTCCACCTTTTCCATCGTTTTGTAGTTTCCTGAAGCTCTCAATACTCTCAACATTAAAATCCCACCTTAATCAAATGCATCTTTAGATTGTCGTTGTGTGAGAAGACTGTGGACGTTTTAAGATGAGAGCTGAAGACTCGGATGTTGGGGACATCTGTCGTGCTTCAAAACACTCCAACTTCAGCTCCAGATGGGCGCACACCGGCAGCAGCATCAGTCGGTGAGACATTTTTAAGAAGCGaatgaataataattgttaTGCCAAAACATTGAATGTGAATGTTTACGATGTTGTAAAGATGTCTGTTCAGGTCTCGCTAAACAGGCAGTAGTGCTGCTGTTCCCACGAATACTTAATTAAACGAGTGTGCGTGTGTCTCCCCGCGGGAACTTCAGCTTTCAATCCAAATATAGCACTTTTTCCGCTCACCTGTTGCTGAATATGTATCAGttaatttgcataaaatattaatatgctTGCCTATGCATAACCTCTATTCTCAGCGGTCTGCTGAGTGCGAAGTTCATTTTTTAGAGGACAGAGAATTGAAACTTTAAAgaataacttattttttaaaagtaaaatcattaataaaAGTCATTATATGGACTGGATTTGTGTCAATAGGCTTttatgtgtaaatgtaaaaaaaaaaaaaaaaaaaattgtaaatttgGATGTAAGAATATTCAGCTGTGGTGCCCTCACAAAAATCTATGGTAAGACCATGTTTTTGGTCACTACTATGatggtattttttaaaagtaacatacAATATCATTGTGCCATGGTATATGTAACCAAGTTGGTTGGTACACTTTTCATTCTTTGTTGAATATTTCTGGTGAAAcaaatggaatggaaaaaatggaaattaaataTGATTTACAGATTATGattaacagatttttttgtgGGTTTGGTTGGCACAACGTTAAAAAACAAACCCTGATAGCACACATACATCTCGGAGGCGTCTGTTTGATGTGCGTGTTTACGTCTGGAAGATGTATTTTTACTCTCGTAGAcgtttagaaaatgtctttaagaagtttatgatttagaatgtatgtaaaactgacatcttaaagacgtctatcagatgtttgtaaacaGCAGATGCTTTCCAGATGAAGTGATCTTTAACAGACATCTTGCAGACGTATGTGTGCTATCAGGGAAAATTGAAACAAGGAGAAAACATACTTAAAAGATACCAAACacaatgctgtgtgtgtgtgtgtgtgtgtgtactcaaaaaaattaaacccaatggttgggtttccgtatttgacccaaacatgggttgaaacaacccagcatttttatatTGCATTATTAGTATAGTTAATTAATtccattatatttaataaaaaacttCTCAACAGGTTTTAAATTTGTCAAAACATTCAGCTGCACCTTTAAGTGCAGTCATAAGgcatattttgtaaaaatgtcatgtcTCATTTCTCCACAGGAGACACAGGTAGAGAAGAAAGCGTTGTGCTGTAGCAGAAGAACCAGCCCCTTGCATGGCAGCAACTATGACGTCACAGCAACATGCATCATCACTATGCCATCCTCACTGCAGGATCAGCAGGGCGCCCAGACAACACGTGGGCTCCCTGGTTCACGTCATGTGGATAGTGATGATGGGATTTACTCCAGAATCCTGGGCCTCCTCCTCAGGAACTCATTCCATAAAGATTGAGGGTGACATCACTCTGGGAGGGCTTTTTCCGGTGCATTCCAGGGGCCCTGCTGGTGTTCCATGTGGGGAAATTAAGAAGGAGAAGGGGATCCATCGTATGGAGGCCATGTTGTATGCGCTGGACCAGATCAACAGCGACCCAGACCTGCTACCTAACATTACCCTGGGTGCCAGGATACTGGACACATGCTCCAGGGATACGTATGCGCTGGAACAATCCCTCACCTTTGTCCAGGCCCTCATCCAGAAAGACAACTCAGATGTTCGATGTTCCAATGGAGAGCCACCCATCATCCCAAAACCAGAGCGTGTGGTAGGGGTCATCGGGGCTTCGGCCAGCTCAGTGTCCATAATGGTGGCTAACGTTCTTCGGCTGTTTGCGGTGagggataattttaattaacttaatttcaatgaactacATATTAAAGTTGATTCCCTCAGTTTCAGGCTCAGCAAATGCTTCATTTAAAGGGATTCCCAAAaattgaaattctgtcatcatttactcaccctcatgttgttccaaacgtgtatgagtttctttcttctgttaaacgcaaaagaagatattttgaagaatgttggtaaccagacagttgtgggttaccattgacttccacagtaggaaaaaaaatactatggaagtcaactgtttggttaccaacattctcgGTTGTTGATGGTagacattgacttccatagtatttgt
It includes:
- the comtb gene encoding catechol O-methyltransferase B produces the protein MLLVLLCWFVGVTVLLYVLYSWLIPAVVQFNGSLALLWHDVIVERALDTLTRSTRPQRLLKAVQKNATRGDPQSVISAIDHFCRHSEWAMNIGDEKGTILDSVVNELNPEKVLELGTYCGYSTVRIARLLPPGARLITLEFNGDYAAIARQVIAWAGLEDKVQLVEGASEDWIPRMKEHFGIETVDLVFLDHWKDRYLPDTKLMEDCGLLRKGTVLLADNVICPGVPDYLQYVRNSLSYKSCYFKSHLEYTKAEDGLEKSMFLG